From Vibrio crassostreae, one genomic window encodes:
- a CDS encoding Cof-type HAD-IIB family hydrolase, which translates to MSIPALKDSVKIVASDLDGTLLAPNHQLSDFTKLTLKKLHDQGYTFIFATGRHHVDVAGIRQIAGIPAYMITSNGARVHDQNDQLMYSQNVPQELVQPVIDIVRQDPNLFIHMYQNEDWLLDREDEMLAKFHSESGFSYKRFEADNAPSEGIAKVFFTHPDQDHEYLVTFEQKLRDAFGDKLNIAFSTPWCLEVMAAEVSKGHALDAVAKSLNLTLDNCVAFGDGMNDAEMLAMAGKGLIMGTSHEKVMKALPDNEVIGSNADDAVAHYLEKYLL; encoded by the coding sequence ATGAGTATTCCTGCACTTAAAGATTCCGTGAAAATTGTCGCTTCTGATTTAGATGGTACGCTTTTGGCTCCCAACCATCAGCTAAGCGACTTTACCAAGTTGACGCTAAAGAAATTACACGACCAAGGTTATACCTTCATCTTCGCTACGGGTCGTCACCACGTCGATGTGGCGGGTATTCGTCAGATCGCAGGCATTCCGGCGTACATGATCACATCAAACGGTGCACGTGTGCATGACCAGAACGATCAATTGATGTATAGCCAGAACGTACCTCAGGAACTCGTTCAGCCTGTTATTGATATCGTTCGCCAAGATCCAAACCTCTTTATTCACATGTACCAGAATGAAGATTGGCTACTAGACCGTGAAGATGAAATGCTAGCTAAGTTCCACAGTGAATCTGGCTTTAGTTACAAACGCTTTGAAGCTGACAACGCACCAAGCGAAGGCATCGCGAAAGTCTTCTTCACACACCCAGATCAGGATCACGAATATCTCGTCACGTTTGAACAAAAGCTAAGAGATGCTTTTGGCGACAAACTGAACATCGCCTTCTCTACACCTTGGTGCTTAGAAGTGATGGCTGCTGAAGTATCTAAAGGCCACGCCTTAGACGCTGTTGCGAAATCATTGAACCTGACACTGGATAACTGTGTTGCCTTTGGTGATGGTATGAACGACGCTGAAATGCTGGCTATGGCGGGTAAAGGCCTAATCATGGGCACATCACATGAAAAAGTGATGAAAGCTCTGCCAGACAATGAAGTGATTGGCAGCAACGCAGATGATGCCGTTGCTCACTACTTAGAAAAGTACCTACTCTAA
- a CDS encoding alpha/beta fold hydrolase encodes MENHSAAPFSYTQEPQFEQAIKHPIPTLWQQRKDGYVTSSGKKRLYWCSLTSEAHTKAIVISNGRIECCQKYQELFYDFYQQGYDVYSFDHQGQGQSERMVTDSDIGHIHEFDDYASDMSDVIASFDLSKYSNRYLLAHSMGSTIATRYLQTHPDHPFDKVTLCAPMFGINTEWYLKPIAMIVGQVLTAYHAKPVYAPGQQAYYSKPFENNLLSHSKVRYQWFRRLYDESPSLQVGGPSTRWVWQGLMAAKQAIQQTRQIKIPLLLIQAGEEKIVSNDAQVKFINKLKKTNSDCQFKVIEGSRHEVLFEKDEYRNPTLGAITQFFA; translated from the coding sequence ATGGAAAACCACAGCGCCGCCCCGTTTTCGTACACGCAAGAACCTCAATTCGAGCAAGCGATTAAACACCCGATCCCCACCCTTTGGCAACAACGAAAAGATGGGTATGTAACATCATCCGGTAAAAAGAGGCTGTACTGGTGTAGCCTTACTTCAGAGGCGCATACCAAGGCGATTGTTATTTCAAATGGCCGCATCGAGTGCTGCCAAAAATACCAAGAACTCTTTTATGATTTCTATCAACAAGGCTATGACGTTTATTCATTTGACCACCAAGGTCAAGGCCAGTCTGAACGTATGGTAACAGACTCTGACATCGGTCACATTCATGAGTTTGATGATTATGCATCTGACATGTCTGACGTCATTGCCAGTTTTGATCTCAGTAAGTATTCCAATCGCTATCTGCTCGCGCATTCAATGGGCAGTACCATCGCGACTCGCTACCTACAAACTCATCCAGACCACCCGTTTGATAAGGTCACTCTGTGTGCGCCGATGTTTGGCATCAACACTGAATGGTACCTAAAACCTATCGCGATGATTGTTGGACAAGTGCTTACCGCATATCACGCCAAGCCAGTTTACGCGCCGGGGCAGCAAGCGTATTACTCAAAGCCTTTCGAAAACAACTTACTGAGCCACAGCAAGGTTCGTTACCAGTGGTTCCGTCGCTTATATGACGAGTCACCCTCTTTGCAGGTGGGTGGGCCAAGCACGCGCTGGGTATGGCAAGGATTAATGGCAGCCAAGCAAGCGATTCAACAAACTCGCCAAATCAAAATCCCTCTACTATTGATTCAAGCTGGAGAAGAGAAGATTGTCAGTAACGATGCTCAAGTGAAGTTCATCAACAAGCTGAAGAAAACCAACTCGGATTGCCAATTTAAGGTCATCGAAGGTTCTAGACATGAGGTGTTGTTTGAGAAAGATGAGTATCGCAATCCAACATTGGGTGCTATTACTCAGTTTTTTGCTTAG
- the rhtB gene encoding homoserine/homoserine lactone efflux protein yields the protein MDTHVWLAYVVTAILFSLAPGSGTVNSISNGLSYGTKKSLASIAGLQLGLAFHIMLVGAGIGALVAQSALAFTIIKWVGVVYLLWLGIQKWRDNSSLMASEESSTLSSGKLLRNAVLINLTNPKSIVFLVALFPQFIDPTQPQAPQLLVLGVTTVFIDSVVMLGYTSLASQMGRFIRSDRIMGKINKIFGGMFMGCGALLAAAKA from the coding sequence ATGGATACTCATGTTTGGCTTGCTTATGTCGTCACGGCGATTTTGTTCAGTTTGGCTCCGGGCTCAGGTACCGTTAACTCAATCAGTAATGGGCTAAGTTATGGCACTAAGAAGTCACTCGCGTCGATCGCAGGCTTACAGCTTGGCCTTGCATTTCACATCATGCTGGTGGGAGCGGGTATTGGTGCATTAGTCGCTCAATCTGCATTGGCGTTCACCATCATCAAATGGGTGGGGGTGGTGTATCTTCTTTGGTTGGGTATCCAAAAGTGGCGCGACAACTCTAGCTTAATGGCTTCTGAAGAAAGCTCAACGTTATCGAGTGGCAAGCTGCTAAGAAATGCGGTGCTGATTAACCTTACCAATCCTAAATCTATCGTGTTTTTGGTGGCTCTGTTCCCTCAATTTATCGATCCAACACAACCGCAAGCACCACAGTTATTAGTGCTAGGTGTGACGACGGTATTCATTGATAGCGTTGTTATGTTGGGTTACACCTCATTAGCGTCACAAATGGGACGTTTTATTCGTTCAGATCGCATAATGGGTAAGATAAATAAAATCTTTGGTGGTATGTTCATGGGCTGCGGCGCATTGCTGGCTGCCGCTAAAGCCTAG
- a CDS encoding EAL and HDOD domain-containing protein, with protein sequence MTATYVARQPILNRNKNTLGYELLFRDGERNAYPAHIESNRATYRLIVENFLSVGLNPSIPSSRCFINFPYQSLIRRLPLSLPKDKVVVEILETCQPTDELLEAVKELYQAGYMIALDDFTSTPEWERFLRYTHIVKLDIMQMGLDEACNLVRAHQGKKFSFLAERVENEQEFQQAKEAGFKFFQGYFFSKPEIIKTKYISPEQVIAMELFQEVCKPDVDFQRVESIVAKDVALSYKLLRFVNTMSPRLEVTISSFRQALVYLGQEKLKMFVSLAVASYVSDKKPKELYGLSLQRAQFCQRMSRYQAFEGHTEQAFMIGLFSLLDALLDLSLENLVEQLPLCKSIKVALLRREGPYGTLLALEESFEHADWQQIDEHCADLGLSVDQVKTELTEARRWSHTVTNKL encoded by the coding sequence ATGACCGCTACCTACGTTGCTCGACAACCTATCTTAAACCGAAACAAAAACACGCTTGGTTATGAGCTGCTGTTTCGTGACGGAGAAAGGAATGCCTATCCAGCGCATATAGAGTCTAATCGAGCAACGTATCGTCTGATTGTTGAGAATTTCTTGTCGGTCGGGCTGAACCCTTCGATCCCTTCTTCACGCTGCTTTATTAACTTCCCGTATCAAAGCCTGATTCGTCGGCTGCCACTGAGCTTGCCGAAAGACAAGGTGGTGGTTGAGATCCTTGAAACCTGCCAGCCGACCGACGAGTTATTAGAAGCCGTTAAAGAGCTCTACCAAGCGGGCTACATGATCGCCCTAGATGATTTTACTTCGACTCCAGAATGGGAACGTTTCCTCAGATATACGCATATTGTTAAGCTCGATATCATGCAGATGGGCTTAGATGAGGCGTGTAATTTGGTTAGGGCGCATCAAGGGAAGAAATTTAGCTTTCTTGCTGAACGAGTCGAAAACGAACAAGAATTCCAGCAAGCGAAAGAGGCGGGTTTTAAGTTCTTCCAAGGCTACTTCTTTAGCAAACCGGAAATCATCAAGACCAAGTACATCAGCCCTGAACAAGTGATTGCCATGGAGCTGTTCCAAGAAGTGTGCAAGCCGGATGTCGACTTTCAGCGTGTCGAGAGCATCGTCGCAAAGGATGTCGCTTTGTCTTATAAGCTACTGCGTTTTGTGAACACTATGTCGCCTCGTCTTGAGGTGACCATCTCGTCATTTCGTCAAGCCTTGGTTTACTTGGGGCAAGAGAAGCTGAAAATGTTTGTTTCGCTGGCGGTGGCGTCTTATGTCTCTGATAAAAAGCCGAAAGAGTTGTATGGCTTGTCTTTACAGCGGGCGCAATTTTGTCAGCGCATGTCTCGTTACCAAGCGTTTGAAGGGCACACTGAACAAGCCTTTATGATTGGTTTGTTCTCGTTGCTGGATGCATTGCTCGACCTATCGTTAGAGAATTTAGTTGAGCAACTGCCTTTGTGTAAAAGTATCAAGGTGGCTCTGCTTCGTAGAGAAGGACCATACGGTACCTTACTCGCGCTTGAAGAGAGCTTTGAACATGCCGATTGGCAACAGATTGATGAGCACTGCGCTGATTTAGGGTTAAGCGTGGATCAGGTCAAAACGGAGCTTACTGAAGCTCGCCGTTGGAGTCATACCGTGACCAACAAGCTCTGA
- a CDS encoding COG3650 family protein → MKVMKNPVTWLVAFALQGCVTAPDTQQQPEVPPATLDEPLSIQPQTFIMRGQVVVGHESRTFTPCGSQQQYWLDLSPELALEAQGLATRPYQALYGELIGHLTVPSQTGYNADFTARFVVDQVNILTAENPDRCGQPLRSTRVFGNEPFWSATFDKDQLKYTKMGEQPQILSIESSRTTPSTRDYQLEGQSAQGELNLIKESCSDGMSDSIYGWEAKLNLNDSSYNGCATLSNQDPTLNWSGLYFASSTQNSGFSINLELNDDHSAITTYSYSNGDPSIVEQGFWQQLNQNQVQVVMTRHQQQYLISERIFTLDNGKLVAEKEKVGNVVYPIANGGLVLFEAKSAQAQVNTKANVDLTAKQVNSSDQLAPKVDQAIREYFKINNSSPDDTKYRWLTYDLNGDGKEELFAQLDWCGSGGCTLLIFENHQDNWRFNSRVTLVKGDIRLGKSQNHGWQDLIFNVSGGGTTPAKHTLSYSGVSYPLNPSVAPVADDADISDVVLFADGISPAQSGVKL, encoded by the coding sequence ATGAAGGTAATGAAAAACCCAGTGACATGGTTAGTCGCATTCGCGCTACAAGGTTGTGTAACGGCGCCAGATACGCAGCAACAACCTGAAGTTCCACCAGCAACCTTGGACGAGCCATTGAGCATTCAACCGCAAACCTTCATCATGCGTGGTCAGGTTGTGGTTGGCCATGAGAGCCGAACCTTTACCCCTTGCGGTAGCCAGCAACAATACTGGTTAGACTTATCGCCAGAGCTAGCACTCGAGGCTCAAGGCTTAGCGACCAGACCTTATCAAGCCTTGTATGGTGAGCTCATCGGTCACCTAACGGTACCAAGCCAAACTGGATACAATGCCGACTTCACCGCACGCTTCGTGGTTGACCAAGTCAATATCCTCACTGCAGAGAACCCTGATCGTTGTGGCCAACCTTTGCGCTCTACTCGTGTGTTCGGTAATGAACCATTCTGGTCAGCGACTTTTGATAAAGACCAGCTGAAATACACCAAGATGGGCGAACAGCCACAGATCCTCAGCATTGAATCCAGCCGCACCACTCCAAGCACTCGTGACTACCAACTAGAAGGTCAATCAGCGCAAGGCGAACTCAACCTGATCAAAGAAAGCTGTAGCGACGGCATGAGCGACTCTATCTATGGCTGGGAAGCCAAGCTCAACCTCAACGACAGCAGCTACAATGGCTGTGCAACGCTCTCTAACCAAGATCCAACGCTGAACTGGAGCGGACTCTACTTCGCTAGCTCAACGCAAAACTCAGGGTTCTCTATCAATCTTGAACTCAACGATGACCACAGTGCTATCACGACTTATTCATACAGCAATGGAGACCCTTCTATTGTTGAGCAGGGCTTCTGGCAGCAACTGAACCAAAATCAGGTACAAGTGGTGATGACTCGCCATCAGCAACAGTATTTGATCTCCGAGCGCATCTTCACGCTTGATAACGGCAAGCTGGTCGCTGAAAAAGAGAAAGTGGGCAACGTTGTCTATCCGATTGCCAATGGCGGTCTGGTACTGTTCGAAGCTAAGAGTGCGCAAGCGCAAGTAAACACCAAAGCTAACGTTGATCTGACCGCGAAGCAGGTGAACTCCAGTGATCAACTTGCTCCAAAAGTCGACCAAGCGATCCGCGAGTATTTTAAGATCAACAACAGCTCACCTGACGATACCAAGTACCGCTGGTTAACCTACGACCTCAACGGTGACGGCAAAGAAGAGCTGTTCGCCCAACTCGATTGGTGTGGTTCTGGTGGCTGTACACTGCTGATTTTCGAAAACCATCAAGATAACTGGCGCTTCAATAGCCGAGTGACACTGGTTAAGGGCGACATACGCTTAGGTAAATCGCAAAACCACGGCTGGCAGGATCTGATCTTCAATGTCAGTGGCGGCGGTACTACACCTGCAAAACACACCCTGTCATACTCAGGTGTCAGCTACCCGCTAAACCCAAGTGTCGCTCCAGTTGCAGATGATGCTGATATCAGCGACGTGGTGTTGTTTGCTGATGGTATCTCACCCGCACAAAGTGGAGTGAAGCTGTAA
- a CDS encoding cyclin-dependent kinase inhibitor 3 family protein — translation MTHPTWQLDLEKGALILTPCPGTKDADLDASLAQLKAQGAEAIVTALDSEELASKNVSELGEKAQALGMQWFQIEIEDDCAPGADFAQKWQAASPELHQVVDNGGKVAMHCMGGSGRTGLFAAHLLLEKGWDLDKIVQEVQALRPGAFTKSIQVEYINGVANS, via the coding sequence ATGACACATCCAACGTGGCAACTAGACCTTGAGAAAGGTGCACTTATCCTGACTCCATGCCCAGGCACTAAAGACGCAGACCTAGATGCATCTCTAGCTCAACTTAAAGCGCAAGGCGCAGAAGCAATTGTGACGGCTTTAGACAGTGAAGAACTGGCGAGCAAGAATGTTTCTGAGCTAGGCGAGAAAGCACAAGCACTAGGCATGCAATGGTTCCAAATTGAAATCGAAGATGATTGTGCACCGGGTGCTGACTTTGCGCAGAAGTGGCAAGCAGCAAGCCCAGAGCTACATCAAGTTGTGGATAATGGCGGTAAGGTAGCGATGCACTGCATGGGCGGTTCTGGCCGTACAGGTTTATTCGCAGCTCATCTGCTTTTAGAAAAAGGCTGGGACCTCGATAAGATCGTTCAAGAAGTTCAGGCACTGCGTCCAGGTGCCTTCACTAAATCTATCCAGGTTGAGTACATTAATGGCGTAGCGAATAGCTAA
- a CDS encoding ArsR/SmtB family transcription factor — protein sequence MLPHQFFKLLSDETRVRCLMMIVRQECLSVGELTQALQESQPKVSRHLAQLRSNGILTDVRQGQWVFYRLSQDLPGWMLKLIDDLIASNCLKTEYQQDIERLEAMTSRPQCCV from the coding sequence ATGCTTCCTCACCAATTTTTTAAATTACTGTCTGATGAAACGCGAGTGCGTTGCTTAATGATGATTGTGCGCCAAGAGTGCCTCTCTGTTGGTGAGTTGACACAGGCATTACAAGAAAGTCAGCCAAAGGTTTCACGCCACCTTGCGCAGTTGCGCTCAAACGGTATTTTGACTGACGTTCGCCAAGGGCAGTGGGTGTTTTACCGCCTGTCACAAGATTTACCGGGTTGGATGCTAAAGTTAATTGATGACCTTATCGCATCGAACTGTTTGAAAACTGAATACCAACAAGACATTGAGCGCTTAGAAGCAATGACTTCACGCCCTCAATGTTGCGTTTAA
- a CDS encoding ArsJ-associated glyceraldehyde-3-phosphate dehydrogenase has translation MTVKVGINGFGRIGRLALRAAFDWAELEFVQINDVAGDTATLAHLLEFDSVQGRFHHEVNAEGDEMIINGQRIKTTQERDIDAIDWSGCDVVIEATGVHRKTSFLNKYLEQGVKRVVVSAPVKEEGIANIVVGVNDNIFDPAVHKIVTAASCTTNCIAPVVKVINEKLGIENASFTTIHDLTNTQTILDAPHKDLRRARACGMSLIPTTTGSAKAIVEIFPELENRINGHAVRVPLANASLTDIIFEVKQDTTAEEVNAMLKEASENELKGILGFEERPLVSIDYKGDQRSTIVDALSTMLVGKRMVKIYAWYDNEMGYATRTAELVRTVGLSK, from the coding sequence ATGACAGTTAAAGTAGGTATTAATGGTTTTGGTCGTATTGGCCGTCTAGCACTTCGCGCAGCATTCGACTGGGCAGAGCTAGAGTTTGTACAAATTAATGATGTAGCGGGCGATACCGCAACGTTAGCACATCTTCTAGAGTTCGATTCAGTTCAAGGTCGCTTTCACCACGAAGTAAATGCAGAAGGCGATGAGATGATCATTAATGGCCAGCGCATCAAGACCACACAAGAGCGCGACATCGATGCGATCGATTGGTCTGGCTGTGATGTGGTTATCGAAGCGACAGGTGTTCACCGTAAGACATCTTTCCTAAACAAATACCTAGAGCAGGGCGTGAAGCGTGTTGTGGTATCGGCGCCAGTGAAAGAAGAAGGCATCGCAAACATCGTTGTTGGTGTGAACGACAACATCTTTGACCCAGCAGTACACAAAATCGTAACGGCAGCGTCTTGTACAACAAACTGTATCGCACCTGTGGTTAAAGTGATCAACGAGAAGCTGGGTATCGAGAATGCCTCTTTCACCACGATTCACGATCTAACCAACACGCAAACTATTCTTGATGCGCCCCACAAAGACTTACGTCGTGCACGTGCATGTGGCATGAGCCTTATTCCTACAACAACGGGCAGTGCTAAAGCGATCGTTGAGATCTTCCCTGAGCTTGAAAACCGTATTAACGGCCACGCGGTTCGTGTACCACTAGCGAACGCTTCTCTGACTGACATCATCTTCGAAGTGAAGCAAGACACAACAGCAGAAGAAGTTAACGCGATGCTAAAAGAAGCGTCTGAGAACGAACTGAAAGGTATTCTTGGCTTTGAAGAGCGTCCGTTGGTTTCTATCGATTACAAAGGCGACCAACGCTCAACCATCGTAGATGCACTATCAACTATGTTAGTGGGTAAGCGCATGGTTAAGATCTACGCTTGGTACGATAACGAAATGGGTTACGCGACACGTACGGCTGAGTTAGTTCGTACTGTCGGCCTTTCTAAATAA
- a CDS encoding tRNA-uridine aminocarboxypropyltransferase, whose amino-acid sequence MSNQQACPGCGFTHQCICHLIPSVKSQIDLVLLTHENELSRDTNTGKLLQQSLEQCQSIVWQRKTPPAELIALLEDETRQPFLLFPSDQSIECQQAVMTQAQRRKPLFIILDGTWQEAKKMLNKSSWLQAVPQVHLDITSESSYTLRRNQDSGHLCTCEVGIELLKSLGDSESAKLIDDYYQHYLKVFHADKCGHALK is encoded by the coding sequence ATGAGTAACCAACAAGCTTGCCCTGGTTGTGGCTTCACTCACCAATGTATTTGTCACTTGATACCTAGTGTCAAAAGCCAAATCGATCTTGTGCTGCTCACTCATGAGAATGAACTGTCACGCGATACCAACACCGGAAAGCTGCTTCAGCAATCCCTTGAGCAGTGTCAGTCCATTGTATGGCAAAGGAAAACACCACCAGCGGAGCTAATCGCGCTGCTTGAAGATGAAACACGACAACCGTTTCTTTTATTCCCAAGTGATCAAAGTATCGAGTGCCAGCAAGCCGTGATGACCCAAGCCCAGCGTCGTAAGCCGCTATTCATCATCTTGGATGGCACATGGCAAGAAGCGAAGAAGATGCTTAACAAGAGCTCGTGGTTACAAGCTGTACCACAAGTTCACCTCGACATCACCAGCGAATCCTCTTACACCTTGCGCCGAAATCAAGACAGCGGCCACTTGTGTACTTGTGAAGTGGGTATTGAGTTACTCAAATCTTTAGGTGACAGCGAGTCAGCCAAGCTCATTGATGACTACTACCAGCATTATCTAAAAGTCTTCCATGCCGACAAGTGTGGCCACGCCCTCAAATAG
- a CDS encoding EVE domain-containing protein, whose product MAYWLFKTEPDTFSIQTLRVQKTSCWEGVRNYQARNMMRDDVKLGDLVMIYHSSCKKVGVAGIAKVTREAYPDHFQFDPESDYYDPKSSPDNPRWIMVDVEFVRVTERLIPLATLKAMPELSEMPLVKRGNRLSIMPVTAQEWQSILSKEVLGSR is encoded by the coding sequence ATGGCATATTGGTTATTTAAAACAGAACCTGACACCTTTTCTATTCAGACTCTTAGAGTACAAAAAACCTCTTGTTGGGAGGGTGTACGCAACTATCAGGCTCGAAACATGATGCGTGATGACGTCAAGCTTGGCGATCTGGTGATGATATACCACTCATCATGTAAAAAAGTTGGCGTAGCGGGGATCGCTAAAGTAACCAGAGAAGCCTACCCAGACCACTTTCAATTCGATCCTGAGAGTGATTACTACGATCCTAAGTCTTCACCCGATAACCCACGTTGGATAATGGTTGATGTCGAGTTTGTACGAGTGACTGAGCGTTTGATTCCCTTAGCAACATTGAAAGCAATGCCAGAGCTATCAGAAATGCCATTGGTGAAGCGCGGTAATCGCTTGTCCATCATGCCTGTTACAGCGCAGGAGTGGCAGAGCATCTTAAGTAAAGAAGTACTCGGTTCTCGATAG
- a CDS encoding bifunctional diguanylate cyclase/phosphodiesterase, whose protein sequence is MQSTSLLIQDIEQTQRELEKIDFHQHESLLIQVFSSFEKGSVLAACQVIQSTFPNAKLIGCSANHYISQGVILHQGLYLIVTRFDTTSYSCGVVEYSEQPLSDSHAMWQQLECNNNTQSIICFADRLQINNRDLFSAFEQSRYSLPICGGASTITENGRWVMLDGICYENAYVMLALHSVELAITKGYFTEWNPIGRTFRVTGAQDNRLLELDGMPVRELYNRYLADGLEVPLEQLHNFPLMVGEPKEQNIHLPLKVAESGEIEFSGQFQVGDEVRFCYDHPSLTLEQIRLGVQQIASHRPEQFFIYNCTSRIDFIDGNQEVEVFQKLADSYGVYCMGELYQENSQQRILHHSLTYLTLREGEGKAVLPLETQPATNISPLFSLIRNALLDVDDMNNSMASKIQQQATALTASYRIDHRTGLPNRSVLREKLSKMSSDSHLLALKVTTFGQINEKYGYRVGDKLLHDLSEYFQKALWQFFDEGCQLYSIGIGEWAVVFDSWASQEHIHQRFSEFADQTEHVNFEPTGLPDIDYLSVSICAGIASRRDFPTTSIDDLLLKAIDARRSAVSQNKHLVSAKALIQLEKHRQEQLGWLSCVSRAVLNQNIVACSQPIVSAHSHQVESHECLVRIEEDGQLIAPGKFLPIIEGTHLYTRLSRQMITRTFDFMSQRTDSFSINLAPQDFSNEKTILHLEQAIKKISHPQRIGLEVLETEQIQDYGRLIEVCNHFRDLGVNIIVDDFGSGYSNIDEILKLEPQVIKLDGSLIRNIDKDKKQRKIAQQLVSLCQILNAKTVAEFVHNEQVCRIAEDMGVDYLQGYYFGQPQRLF, encoded by the coding sequence ATGCAGTCGACTTCTCTCCTGATACAAGACATTGAGCAAACCCAACGTGAATTGGAAAAGATAGATTTTCATCAACATGAAAGCCTACTGATTCAGGTGTTTTCGTCTTTCGAGAAAGGTTCTGTTTTGGCTGCCTGCCAAGTGATTCAATCGACATTCCCCAATGCCAAACTGATTGGTTGCAGTGCTAACCACTACATCAGCCAAGGCGTAATCCTGCACCAAGGTCTTTATCTGATTGTTACCCGCTTTGACACGACGTCATACTCCTGTGGTGTTGTCGAATATAGCGAACAACCATTGTCTGATAGCCACGCTATGTGGCAACAGCTTGAGTGCAATAATAATACTCAAAGCATCATTTGTTTCGCAGACCGCTTGCAGATAAATAACCGAGATCTATTTTCAGCGTTTGAGCAGTCGAGATATTCATTACCGATCTGTGGCGGTGCATCGACCATCACAGAGAATGGACGTTGGGTGATGCTAGACGGCATTTGCTATGAGAATGCCTATGTGATGCTTGCGCTGCACAGTGTTGAGCTCGCAATCACAAAGGGTTACTTCACTGAGTGGAACCCTATTGGCCGGACTTTCCGAGTAACAGGTGCTCAAGATAACCGGTTGCTGGAGTTGGATGGCATGCCTGTTCGCGAACTCTATAATCGTTACCTCGCTGATGGTCTCGAAGTGCCTTTGGAACAACTGCATAACTTTCCGTTGATGGTCGGTGAGCCGAAAGAGCAAAACATTCACTTACCGCTCAAGGTAGCGGAAAGTGGAGAGATAGAATTCAGTGGCCAGTTTCAAGTGGGCGATGAGGTCCGGTTTTGTTATGACCATCCATCACTGACCTTAGAGCAGATACGACTGGGCGTGCAACAGATCGCCTCTCATAGACCAGAACAGTTCTTTATTTACAACTGCACCTCTCGCATCGACTTTATCGATGGCAACCAAGAGGTTGAGGTTTTTCAAAAATTGGCCGACAGCTATGGCGTTTACTGCATGGGAGAACTTTATCAAGAGAATAGCCAACAGCGAATCTTGCACCATAGCCTCACTTACCTCACGCTTAGAGAGGGCGAGGGTAAGGCGGTATTGCCGTTAGAGACACAACCCGCGACTAACATATCCCCTCTGTTTTCATTGATCCGAAATGCACTGCTTGATGTCGATGACATGAACAACAGCATGGCGAGTAAGATTCAGCAGCAAGCTACTGCATTGACGGCGAGCTACCGAATTGATCACCGTACTGGCTTGCCCAATCGAAGTGTGTTGCGTGAGAAGCTGTCGAAGATGAGCAGTGACAGCCATTTGTTAGCTTTGAAGGTCACGACCTTTGGTCAGATCAATGAGAAGTACGGCTATCGAGTGGGTGACAAGCTTCTGCATGATTTGAGTGAGTACTTTCAAAAGGCGCTGTGGCAGTTCTTTGATGAGGGTTGTCAGCTTTACAGTATCGGTATTGGTGAGTGGGCGGTGGTGTTTGATAGCTGGGCGAGCCAAGAACATATTCATCAGCGATTTTCGGAATTTGCCGATCAAACCGAGCATGTAAATTTTGAGCCGACCGGTTTACCCGATATTGATTACTTGTCGGTGTCTATCTGTGCGGGTATTGCCAGCCGTCGAGATTTCCCGACTACCTCTATTGATGACTTATTGTTGAAGGCGATTGATGCGCGGCGTAGCGCCGTCAGCCAAAACAAACACTTAGTGAGCGCCAAGGCACTCATTCAATTGGAGAAGCATCGCCAAGAACAACTTGGTTGGCTGTCGTGCGTGAGTCGCGCTGTGCTTAATCAGAATATTGTGGCGTGTTCTCAACCGATTGTCTCAGCACACAGTCATCAGGTAGAGAGCCACGAGTGTTTGGTTCGAATTGAAGAGGACGGTCAGCTGATTGCACCGGGTAAGTTCTTACCAATCATTGAAGGAACCCATCTCTATACACGCCTCAGTCGTCAGATGATAACGCGCACCTTCGATTTTATGAGTCAGCGAACCGATTCGTTCTCAATTAATTTAGCACCACAAGATTTCAGCAATGAGAAAACCATTCTTCACCTTGAGCAAGCGATCAAGAAAATCAGTCACCCACAGCGTATTGGCTTGGAGGTGCTAGAGACGGAACAAATTCAGGATTACGGTCGCTTGATCGAGGTGTGTAACCACTTCCGCGATCTTGGTGTGAATATTATTGTTGATGACTTTGGTTCGGGCTATTCGAACATTGATGAGATATTGAAGCTAGAACCACAGGTGATCAAGCTTGATGGCAGTTTGATTCGCAATATTGATAAAGATAAAAAGCAACGCAAGATCGCTCAGCAGTTAGTGAGCTTATGTCAGATTCTGAATGCTAAGACGGTGGCTGAGTTCGTTCATAATGAGCAGGTGTGTCGTATTGCCGAAGACATGGGGGTCGATTACCTGCAAGGCTATTACTTTGGTCAACCTCAGCGTTTGTTTTGA